CAGCAGCCGGGCATCCTCGACCACCAGCACCACCACCTCGTCTTCGCTGTCCAGCAGGCCAGGGGGCAGCAGCGCGGCGTCGCTGCCGAGAGGCCCCTGGGCCCGCCGCTGTGGCGCGGCCATGCCTTCCAGCACATGCACGGGCGCATCGCCCTGGCAGAACTCGACGCGGTACTGTAGCCGGTCCGCTGTCAGCCCCGTCAGGCGCCCCGCCAGATGGAAGCCGCAATAGGCATCGCCATAGGCGCGGTGGCGCTCGTGGATATGCAGTTGCAGCCGGTCGGGCGCGGTCTCGCCCAGGAAGGCGCCGGCCAGCCAGAACTTGATGACGTCCACGCGTGGGCGGGCCTGCACCCAGCCATCGAACTCGGCCACGCCATACTCGTCATAGGTGGCGCGATGCAGATGCGCCTGCACCGGCAGCGGAAAAGGGTCCGCGTCCCCGGGCAGTTCAGGCGGCCATTCCGGCTCTCCGGGCTGGGCGGGCTCCCAGGAAGGCGCCAGATGCAGCGCCCGCGCCCCGGCATCGGTGCCGGCCAGCAGCAGCAATTCCCCGACAGCATCCAGCGCCGCCAGATCCTCGGCACTGAGATGGATGGACAACCCGGCTCCCGCCCCCCGGCCGCGCAGGTCCGGGCGGTTGATGCCGCTCTGCAGCCAGAGCCGTCGGCCGCCGGCATGGGCTTGCAGGCCCAGGATCGGCGCATCGGCCGTGATCCAGCCGATGACGCAGGCAGTATCCCCCTCCCGCAGCCAGCGCCATCCGCCATGCCGTAGCGCCGCGGCCTCGGAACTGGCTTGCAGGCGGGAGGGCATCAGGCTGCTGGATGCACTGTCCAGCACCTGGCCGTTGTGGCCCAGCGCCAGGACGGAGAGTTCCGCTTCCTCCGCGTGCGCCTCACGGGGGAGGGGATGCAGCAGGAGGTAACGGCCGCCGCGGGGCACGGCCTCGGCGGCCCGCGCGCCATTCAGGGTGAGCAGCAGCCGGCCCGGCTCCTCCAGCCCGGTCCCGCCACGGATCTCCAGGAAGCCGCCGGGATCCACCCGCAGCGTGTCGACCCAGACCTGGCGCTCCGAAGCCCGGCGCGGCGCGGGCAGTGCGTGCCCGGTTTCGCGGATCTCCTGTCGCAGATACGTCTGGAGAGCTGCGAGGGCGGCCTGGCCGCACTGGAGGATGGAGGAGACGGAGGCGACCTGTTGGGGCAGGTGGTTCCAGTCTGCGGGGGAGGAGGCGATGACCTGTCGGATGCCGGCGCGCAGGCCCTCGATATCGCCGGAGGGCACGGCGATGAGGGCGTCGCCGCAGACCTCGCGGAAGACCGGCAGGTCGTAGCAGACGCAGGGTGTGCCGGCGGAGAGGGCCTCGATGGGGGGGATGCCGTAGCCCTCGAAGCGGGAGGGGTAGATCAGCATGCGGGCGCGCTTGAGTTCGACGAACTTGTCGGTGTCCGACAGCAGCGGCTTGACCTCGATGGCGATCTGGTGGCGGCGCGCGGCGGCGGCGATGGCCTCGTGGTATTCCTCGTCGAGCTTGGCGGAGCCGACGATCAGCGAGAGGGTCCAGCCGCGCAGGTCCTCGGAGAGGGCGTCGATCAGGTCCTGTCCGCCCTTGTGCGGGTCGCGGGCGCGGACGAAGCAGACGGCGCGGTTCTCGCGATACTGCGGCGCGACGCGGGCCAGCGCCTGCAGGTTGATCGGCTGGTGCCAGTAGTCGAAGAAGGTGGTCTCGGGATGCGAGCAGTAATAGTCCTGGGCGAAGCGCATGGACTGCTCGGAATTGGAGAGGACGAGGCAGCCGTCCTCGATGCAGCGGCGCCACTCCAGCCACATATCCTCGCTGCGGGTGGTGGGGGCCTGGCTGTTGAACCAGTTGGGCGTCTCGAAGTTGAACAGCACCAGGCGGGCGCCGCGGCGGCGGGCGAAGCCGCGGGCGCCGATGTAGAACTGGCGGTCCTGCGACTGGCCGGGGATGATGATGACGATGTCGAAGCCGCCCGCCGGCAGTCCGGCGTGGAAATCCTTGGTCTGGTGGAAGGCGACGCGGCCGGGATGGCCGAAATGCTTCAGGTCCTCATAGAAGAC
This genomic window from Roseomonas marmotae contains:
- a CDS encoding glycosyltransferase, giving the protein MTNASGTYGGGRLAAFLLAQCLARAGAEVAFVTNAKPVFYEDLKHFGHPGRVAFHQTKDFHAGLPAGGFDIVIIIPGQSQDRQFYIGARGFARRRGARLVLFNFETPNWFNSQAPTTRSEDMWLEWRRCIEDGCLVLSNSEQSMRFAQDYYCSHPETTFFDYWHQPINLQALARVAPQYRENRAVCFVRARDPHKGGQDLIDALSEDLRGWTLSLIVGSAKLDEEYHEAIAAAARRHQIAIEVKPLLSDTDKFVELKRARMLIYPSRFEGYGIPPIEALSAGTPCVCYDLPVFREVCGDALIAVPSGDIEGLRAGIRQVIASSPADWNHLPQQVASVSSILQCGQAALAALQTYLRQEIRETGHALPAPRRASERQVWVDTLRVDPGGFLEIRGGTGLEEPGRLLLTLNGARAAEAVPRGGRYLLLHPLPREAHAEEAELSVLALGHNGQVLDSASSSLMPSRLQASSEAAALRHGGWRWLREGDTACVIGWITADAPILGLQAHAGGRRLWLQSGINRPDLRGRGAGAGLSIHLSAEDLAALDAVGELLLLAGTDAGARALHLAPSWEPAQPGEPEWPPELPGDADPFPLPVQAHLHRATYDEYGVAEFDGWVQARPRVDVIKFWLAGAFLGETAPDRLQLHIHERHRAYGDAYCGFHLAGRLTGLTADRLQYRVEFCQGDAPVHVLEGMAAPQRRAQGPLGSDAALLPPGLLDSEDEVVVLVVEDARLLEPLAGAAQRATLRYLRDSGRRVVLVLHGNPHRFADDLPRWQALADGVVLVNAMTPRHSARLPPAG